The following are from one region of the Streptomyces fradiae genome:
- a CDS encoding chaplin, protein MRHIRRSGLATLLVTGGALALSAGAAHADSAAQGAAVGSPGVGSGNTVQLPVHVPVNVCGNTVNVVGLLNPAAGNSCANTSGGSRADDSGAHAGSPAHKDLPGTPRAGSSDSGTRAGGGSSHGGAQNGGGATAEGHTAGSPGVLSGNGLQLPVDLPVNVSGNSVNVVGIGNPAIGNTSVNESAPEEKCDEPETPTPHPPTPVRNLPPAPSHEQGPVPQSTKVQLASTGSDSLGFAAPASAALLLGGALLYRRARRASADQA, encoded by the coding sequence ATGAGGCACATTCGCCGAAGTGGTCTGGCCACACTGTTGGTCACCGGCGGCGCGCTCGCGCTGTCGGCGGGCGCCGCCCACGCCGACTCCGCGGCCCAGGGCGCGGCGGTCGGTTCGCCGGGCGTCGGCTCCGGCAACACGGTTCAGCTGCCGGTGCACGTGCCCGTGAACGTCTGCGGGAACACCGTCAACGTCGTCGGACTGCTCAACCCGGCGGCCGGCAACAGCTGTGCCAACACCTCCGGCGGCTCCCGGGCCGACGACTCCGGCGCCCACGCCGGCAGCCCCGCCCACAAGGACCTGCCCGGCACCCCGCGCGCCGGCTCGTCCGACTCCGGCACCCGCGCCGGCGGCGGCTCCTCGCACGGCGGCGCCCAGAACGGCGGCGGCGCGACCGCCGAGGGCCACACCGCGGGCTCCCCGGGCGTCCTGTCCGGCAACGGATTGCAGCTGCCGGTCGACCTCCCGGTCAACGTCAGCGGCAACTCGGTGAACGTGGTCGGCATCGGAAACCCCGCCATCGGCAACACCTCGGTCAACGAGTCGGCGCCGGAGGAGAAGTGCGACGAGCCGGAGACCCCGACCCCGCACCCGCCGACCCCGGTGCGCAACCTGCCGCCGGCCCCGAGCCACGAGCAGGGCCCCGTCCCGCAGTCGACCAAGGTCCAGCTCGCCAGCACCGGTTCGGACTCCCTGGGCTTCGCCGCCCCGGCCAGCGCCGCGCTGCTCCTCGGCGGCGCGCTGCTCTACCGCAGGGCCCGCCGCGCGTCGGCCGACCAGGCCTGA
- a CDS encoding NB-ARC domain-containing protein: MSPGPVVRNEIGGTATVHGPVVQAGRIDTLTVAAAVPAILPGSPAPRLLPAPAPHFTDRHDELARLTALLDGADGTLEEDPAPRVVVLTGTGGIGKSATALHFAARLRDRYGGGQLHADLRGDATATAATPSTVLVRFLRALGVAPPYLPADEQEQIDWYRTLTADRRMLTVLDNAHSAAQVLPLLPTGPGSLTLVTSRRRLDGLTREAGARVIQLPPLGPADAALLLTRLSGREAPHPAAAEAVARRCGGLPLALCMAGERLAVRTHLTWQQLEQDMATAAAPSDEPGNDGTDSLTTDPVTAAADTSYDDLTPGAARLYRLGGLRPWPALTAPAAAALTEVTEPEAADLLDELAAIHLLEEHAAGRYRHHDLLRVHAERRALRVDGHPRAAAAVGRLLRHHLAAAAAADARVMPGRWHLGPAYDRLPPDPRTAEQATDWLLAERENLVEAVRTADEYGLDDLTWQLCEALWSLFLRHGFHQDWLATHRLGVRAAARCPAVPEAEGRMHAQLGFALKGLGRLDEAEQAFTAAAEADRRCGHRRGEATAVESLGLVRLEQRRYEEAEACFLAAETLTDDPRARALLAHHRGRALSGRGEHARAAATLEQAGRLMTELPVPDTYNQARVLTSLGQAALAAGDRERAAHVLAEAAERMRQEKAPVQDAALAELRARAAATPDERRAFLTEAAGLHERLGSPRAAALRAELAATDPTDASDA, translated from the coding sequence GTGTCCCCCGGCCCCGTGGTGCGCAACGAGATCGGCGGCACCGCCACCGTCCACGGGCCCGTCGTCCAGGCCGGGCGGATCGACACGCTGACCGTGGCCGCCGCCGTCCCGGCGATCCTCCCCGGCAGCCCCGCACCCCGGTTACTCCCGGCCCCCGCACCCCACTTCACCGACCGACATGACGAACTCGCCCGTCTGACGGCTCTGCTGGACGGGGCCGACGGGACGCTCGAAGAGGACCCCGCGCCCCGGGTGGTCGTCCTCACCGGCACCGGCGGCATCGGGAAGTCCGCCACCGCGCTGCACTTCGCCGCCCGGCTGCGGGACCGTTACGGCGGCGGGCAACTCCACGCCGACCTGCGCGGCGACGCCACCGCCACCGCGGCCACGCCGTCCACCGTCCTGGTGCGCTTCCTGCGCGCCCTCGGCGTCGCCCCGCCCTACCTGCCGGCGGACGAGCAGGAGCAGATCGACTGGTACCGCACCCTCACCGCGGACCGCCGGATGCTCACCGTCCTCGACAACGCCCACTCCGCCGCCCAGGTGCTGCCGCTGCTGCCCACCGGCCCCGGCTCGCTCACCCTGGTCACCAGCCGCCGCCGGCTCGACGGCCTGACCCGCGAGGCCGGCGCCCGGGTGATCCAGCTCCCGCCGCTCGGCCCCGCCGACGCCGCCCTCCTCCTCACCCGGCTGTCCGGCCGCGAGGCGCCGCACCCCGCCGCGGCGGAAGCCGTCGCCCGCCGCTGCGGCGGACTCCCGCTCGCCCTCTGCATGGCCGGCGAACGGCTCGCCGTCCGCACCCACCTCACCTGGCAGCAGCTGGAGCAGGACATGGCCACCGCGGCGGCACCGTCCGACGAGCCCGGGAACGACGGCACCGACTCGCTCACCACCGACCCGGTCACCGCCGCAGCCGACACCTCCTACGACGACCTCACCCCCGGCGCCGCCCGTCTCTACCGGCTCGGCGGGCTGCGCCCCTGGCCCGCGCTCACCGCCCCCGCCGCCGCAGCGCTCACCGAGGTGACCGAACCGGAGGCGGCGGACCTGCTCGACGAACTCGCCGCCATCCACCTCCTGGAGGAGCACGCCGCCGGCCGCTACCGCCACCACGACCTGCTGCGCGTCCACGCCGAACGCCGGGCGCTGCGCGTCGACGGCCACCCCCGCGCCGCCGCGGCCGTCGGCCGGCTGCTGCGCCACCACCTGGCCGCGGCCGCCGCCGCGGACGCCCGCGTCATGCCGGGCCGCTGGCACCTCGGCCCCGCCTACGACCGGCTGCCCCCGGACCCGCGCACCGCCGAACAGGCCACCGACTGGCTCCTCGCCGAGCGCGAGAACCTTGTCGAGGCGGTGCGGACCGCCGACGAGTACGGACTCGACGACCTCACCTGGCAGTTGTGCGAGGCGCTGTGGAGCCTCTTCCTCCGGCACGGCTTCCACCAGGACTGGCTGGCCACCCACCGGCTCGGCGTCCGCGCCGCCGCCCGCTGCCCCGCCGTCCCCGAGGCCGAGGGCCGGATGCACGCCCAGCTCGGCTTCGCCCTCAAGGGCCTCGGCCGCCTCGACGAGGCCGAGCAGGCGTTCACCGCGGCCGCCGAGGCCGACCGCCGCTGCGGCCACCGCCGGGGCGAGGCGACCGCCGTCGAGTCCCTGGGCCTGGTACGCCTGGAGCAGCGCCGGTACGAGGAGGCCGAGGCCTGCTTCCTCGCCGCCGAGACCCTCACCGACGACCCGCGCGCCCGCGCCCTGCTCGCCCACCACCGGGGCCGCGCCCTCTCCGGCCGCGGCGAGCACGCCCGGGCCGCCGCCACCCTGGAGCAGGCCGGGCGGCTCATGACCGAACTGCCCGTCCCCGACACGTACAACCAGGCCCGGGTCCTCACCAGCCTCGGCCAGGCGGCCCTCGCCGCCGGCGACCGGGAGCGCGCCGCCCACGTCCTCGCCGAGGCCGCCGAGCGGATGCGCCAGGAGAAGGCCCCGGTCCAGGACGCGGCCCTCGCGGAACTCCGCGCCCGCGCCGCGGCCACTCCCGACGAACGCCGCGCCTTTCTCACCGAGGCGGCCGGCCTCCACGAACGCCTCGGCTCACCCCGCGCCGCCGCCCTGCGCGCCGAACTCGCCGCGACCGACCCGACCGACGCTTCGGACGCCTAG
- a CDS encoding SWIM zinc finger family protein — MSPHGTLPGDRPDRPDRPDRPDRARFAGAGARARTRSAAARTAGAPRHDARRRTFPPLAPREAPDGRFAATWWGNAWVDALEDTALDPARLARGKAYAQRGHVDAITVTPGRVVAYVHGSRPRPYRAEIRLRTLGDDDWERFLDKAAARPEHIAALLDKDVPHALEAVTGLLPAPGDLVPDCTCPDDGYPCKHAAALCYQAARLLDEDPFVLFLMRGRDEQELLADLTRRNAVHAAAESAPALPTVLARAVLAPTTGHAPMPLPPPFPAPDRPGRPAVFPADPEAPDPLALDLLAGEAAARAHTFLTTGHDPVAALNPWQDAVRLAAAHPGSGLTASTRALYRDLAYALDRTPTDLARAVAAWRQGGVAGLAALEEPWDPPAGPFDRARPALLAADLPAFRPWRNRLSTASLQLRLGRDGLWYGYESDTDREDWWPRGTPDADPVGVITDLLGR, encoded by the coding sequence ATGAGCCCCCACGGCACCCTCCCCGGCGACCGTCCGGACCGCCCCGACCGCCCCGACCGCCCCGACCGCGCCCGGTTCGCCGGCGCCGGAGCCCGCGCCCGTACCCGCTCCGCGGCCGCCCGTACGGCCGGGGCGCCCCGCCACGACGCCCGGCGCCGCACCTTCCCCCCGCTCGCCCCGCGCGAGGCCCCCGACGGGCGGTTCGCCGCCACCTGGTGGGGCAACGCCTGGGTGGACGCCCTGGAGGACACCGCGCTCGACCCGGCCCGGCTCGCCCGCGGCAAGGCCTACGCCCAGCGCGGCCACGTCGACGCCATCACCGTCACGCCCGGCCGCGTCGTCGCCTATGTGCACGGCAGCCGCCCCCGGCCGTACCGCGCGGAGATCCGGCTGCGGACCCTCGGCGACGACGACTGGGAACGCTTCCTCGACAAGGCCGCCGCCCGGCCCGAGCACATCGCCGCCCTCCTCGACAAGGACGTGCCGCACGCCCTGGAGGCCGTCACCGGACTCCTGCCGGCTCCCGGCGACCTCGTCCCCGACTGCACCTGCCCCGACGACGGCTACCCCTGCAAGCACGCCGCCGCCCTCTGCTACCAGGCCGCCCGCCTCCTCGACGAGGACCCCTTCGTCCTCTTCCTCATGCGCGGCCGCGACGAGCAGGAACTGCTCGCCGACCTCACCCGGCGCAACGCCGTCCACGCCGCCGCCGAGAGCGCCCCCGCCCTGCCCACCGTCCTCGCCCGCGCCGTGCTCGCCCCCACCACCGGGCACGCGCCGATGCCGCTGCCCCCGCCGTTCCCCGCACCCGACCGGCCCGGCCGGCCCGCCGTCTTCCCCGCCGACCCCGAGGCACCGGACCCGCTCGCCCTCGACCTCCTCGCCGGAGAGGCCGCCGCCCGCGCCCACACCTTCCTCACCACCGGACACGACCCCGTCGCCGCCCTCAACCCCTGGCAGGACGCGGTCCGGCTGGCCGCCGCCCACCCCGGCTCCGGCCTCACCGCCTCCACCCGCGCCCTCTACCGCGACCTGGCCTACGCCCTCGACCGCACCCCCACCGACCTGGCCCGGGCCGTCGCCGCCTGGCGCCAGGGCGGCGTCGCCGGACTCGCCGCCCTGGAAGAGCCCTGGGACCCGCCCGCCGGCCCCTTCGACCGGGCCCGCCCCGCCCTGCTCGCCGCCGACCTCCCGGCCTTCCGCCCCTGGCGCAACCGGCTGTCCACCGCATCGCTCCAGCTGCGCCTCGGCCGCGACGGCCTCTGGTACGGCTACGAGTCGGACACCGACCGCGAGGACTGGTGGCCGCGCGGCACCCCCGACGCCGACCCGGTCGGCGTGATCACCGACCTCCTGGGGAGGTGA
- a CDS encoding DEAD/DEAH box helicase, whose product MSSTVTTLLAAGAAVFLPAALPRDGRIALWAPDGGPLPGERPGPGPGPGSGPDGAPVLPASAERAELTVVRRHGTGVRTRTVPAVLLPVADALPHLVAARHHPAAHPATACWGAAALHALHLVARGRLLPGLTADDHDAWRAGPLDADDIAHLRAIAAAMPYEAHATPVPGPGPLRLPEPEALVRAFLDAVADTMPRTPAAPHAAGAPFAAREPSRLPGARAWAAEAAAGMDAGVRISLRLDLSPFELFDVSGPADVVDTAGTTETEVRQAAAALLQVHSLADPTLVIDAGPLWAGEGDERFGPRARIDAVLALRRAARVWPPLGRLLERQVPDVMPVTEDELYELLGPAAARLADAGVAVHWPRDLARSLTASAVVRPDRAAPGSATDGTGFLDSTELLRFNWQLALDGDPLTAREMDALAEAHRPVVRLRDQWVVVDPHLVRKARKRELGLLQPVDALAVALTGTAEVDGETVPAVPVGALAALRDRLHAGPEDVPPPPGLDATLRDYQLRGLAWLDLMTSLGLGGCLADDMGLGKTVTLIALHLRRARTAPTLVVCPASLLGNWQREIQRFAPGVPVRRFHGTDRSLDGVDGGFVLTTYGTLRTSADRLAGRDWGMVVADEAQHVKNPFSATARALRTVPAPARVALTGTPVENNLSELWALLDWTTPGLLGPLKAFRSRHARAVENTDEIENEEAVARLARLVRPFLLRRRKSDPGIVPELPPKTESDHPVALTREQASLYEAVVRETMAQIEGAEGMARRGLIMKLLTSLKQICDHPALYLKERAPGSGARAATGRLRLAGRSGKLALLDELVDTILTEDGAVLVFTQYVSMARLLEDHLAARGIPTQLLHGGTPVAERERMVDRFQAGEVPVFLLSLKAAGTGLNLTRAGHVVHYDRWWNPAVEEQATDRAYRIGQTQPVQVHRLVAEGTVEDSIAEMLRAKRALADAVLGSGEAALTELTDRELADLVSLRRPA is encoded by the coding sequence GTGAGCAGCACCGTGACCACACTCCTCGCCGCCGGCGCCGCCGTCTTCCTGCCCGCCGCCCTGCCCCGGGACGGCCGCATCGCCCTGTGGGCTCCCGACGGCGGGCCGCTGCCCGGCGAGCGCCCCGGACCCGGACCCGGGCCCGGATCCGGACCCGACGGAGCCCCGGTCCTGCCCGCCTCCGCCGAGCGGGCCGAGCTCACCGTCGTACGGCGGCACGGCACCGGGGTCCGCACCCGGACCGTACCCGCGGTGCTGCTGCCCGTCGCCGACGCCCTGCCCCACCTGGTCGCCGCCCGCCACCACCCGGCCGCGCACCCCGCGACCGCCTGCTGGGGCGCCGCCGCCCTGCACGCCCTGCACCTCGTCGCCCGCGGCCGGCTGCTGCCCGGACTCACCGCCGACGACCACGACGCCTGGCGGGCCGGACCGCTCGATGCCGACGACATCGCCCATCTGCGGGCCATCGCCGCCGCCATGCCCTACGAGGCCCACGCCACGCCCGTCCCCGGCCCCGGGCCGCTCCGGCTGCCCGAGCCCGAGGCCCTGGTCCGCGCCTTCCTCGACGCTGTCGCCGACACCATGCCCCGCACCCCTGCCGCGCCCCACGCCGCCGGCGCCCCGTTCGCCGCCCGCGAGCCCAGTCGGCTGCCCGGCGCGCGGGCCTGGGCCGCCGAGGCCGCCGCCGGCATGGACGCCGGCGTGCGGATCTCGCTCCGCCTCGACCTGTCGCCCTTCGAACTCTTCGACGTCTCCGGCCCGGCGGACGTCGTCGATACCGCCGGTACCACTGAAACCGAGGTGCGGCAGGCCGCCGCCGCGCTCCTCCAGGTGCACAGCCTCGCCGACCCCACCCTCGTCATCGACGCCGGCCCCCTGTGGGCCGGTGAGGGCGACGAGCGCTTCGGGCCGCGGGCCCGTATCGACGCCGTGCTCGCGCTGCGCCGCGCCGCCCGCGTCTGGCCGCCGCTCGGCCGCCTCCTCGAACGGCAGGTGCCCGACGTGATGCCGGTGACCGAGGACGAGCTGTACGAGCTCCTCGGCCCGGCCGCGGCCCGGCTCGCCGACGCCGGGGTCGCCGTCCACTGGCCCCGCGACCTGGCTCGCTCCCTCACCGCCTCCGCCGTCGTCCGTCCCGACCGCGCCGCGCCCGGCTCCGCGACCGACGGCACCGGCTTCCTCGACAGCACCGAGCTGCTGCGGTTCAACTGGCAGCTCGCCCTCGACGGCGACCCGCTCACCGCCCGCGAGATGGACGCCCTCGCCGAGGCCCACCGGCCCGTCGTGCGGCTGCGCGACCAGTGGGTGGTCGTCGACCCCCATCTCGTCCGCAAGGCCCGCAAGCGCGAACTCGGCCTGCTGCAGCCTGTCGACGCGCTCGCCGTCGCCCTCACCGGCACCGCCGAGGTCGACGGCGAGACCGTCCCCGCCGTCCCCGTCGGCGCCCTCGCGGCCCTGCGCGACCGGCTGCACGCCGGCCCCGAGGACGTGCCCCCGCCGCCCGGACTCGACGCCACCCTGCGCGACTACCAGCTGCGCGGCCTCGCCTGGCTCGACCTCATGACCTCGCTCGGCCTCGGCGGCTGCCTCGCCGACGACATGGGCCTCGGCAAGACCGTCACCCTCATCGCCCTGCACCTGCGGCGCGCCCGCACCGCGCCCACCCTCGTGGTCTGCCCCGCCTCGCTCCTCGGCAACTGGCAGCGCGAGATCCAGCGCTTCGCCCCCGGCGTCCCGGTCCGCCGCTTCCACGGCACCGACCGCAGCCTCGACGGAGTCGACGGCGGCTTCGTCCTCACCACCTACGGCACCCTGCGCACCAGCGCCGACCGGCTCGCCGGGCGGGACTGGGGCATGGTCGTCGCCGACGAGGCCCAGCACGTCAAGAACCCGTTCTCCGCCACCGCCAGGGCACTGCGCACCGTGCCCGCCCCCGCTCGGGTCGCGCTCACCGGCACCCCCGTCGAGAACAACCTCTCCGAGCTGTGGGCCCTGCTCGACTGGACCACCCCCGGCCTCCTCGGCCCCCTGAAGGCCTTCCGCTCCCGGCACGCCCGCGCTGTGGAGAACACCGACGAGATCGAGAACGAGGAGGCGGTCGCGCGCCTGGCCCGGCTGGTCCGCCCGTTCCTGCTGCGCCGCCGCAAGTCCGACCCCGGCATCGTTCCCGAGCTGCCGCCCAAGACCGAGTCGGACCACCCGGTGGCCCTCACCCGCGAACAGGCCTCGCTCTACGAGGCGGTGGTGCGCGAGACCATGGCGCAGATCGAGGGCGCCGAGGGCATGGCCCGGCGCGGCCTGATCATGAAGCTGCTGACCTCGCTCAAGCAGATCTGCGACCACCCCGCCCTCTACCTCAAGGAACGCGCCCCCGGCTCCGGCGCGCGCGCCGCGACCGGCCGGCTCCGGCTCGCCGGCCGCTCCGGCAAACTCGCCCTGCTCGACGAGCTCGTCGACACGATCCTCACCGAGGACGGCGCCGTGCTCGTCTTCACCCAGTACGTGTCGATGGCCCGGCTCCTGGAGGACCACCTGGCCGCCCGGGGCATCCCCACCCAGCTGCTGCACGGCGGCACGCCGGTCGCCGAACGCGAGCGGATGGTCGACCGCTTCCAGGCCGGCGAGGTCCCCGTCTTCCTGCTCTCCCTCAAGGCCGCCGGCACCGGCCTCAACCTCACCCGGGCCGGCCATGTCGTGCACTACGACCGCTGGTGGAACCCGGCCGTCGAGGAACAGGCCACCGACCGCGCCTACCGGATCGGCCAGACCCAGCCGGTCCAGGTCCACCGGCTGGTCGCCGAGGGCACCGTCGAGGACAGCATCGCCGAGATGCTCCGCGCCAAGCGGGCCCTCGCCGACGCCGTCCTCGGCAGCGGAGAGGCCGCCCTCACCGAACTCACCGACCGCGAGCTCGCCGACCTGGTGTCCCTGAGGAGGCCCGCATGA
- a CDS encoding class I SAM-dependent methyltransferase: protein MSEPRNTDRKRTGHGGTGPGPITPDGCAVDLYRRLAVGTEPEVIGAALPPGATLLELGSGAGRVTVPLAERGFTVTAVDESAEMLAVVGERAPNVETVLSPIEELRLPRRFDAVVLGSFLVHTADHRTRQGLLETCRRHVKDDGHVLVQREGPGYHDDVPRERHDPAGYTVRIAATDPVGDGVDRVLCEYVFPDARWTQTFLSRRLSPEAFEGHLAEAGLAVERYLTDDGTWVLARPVPGVSG, encoded by the coding sequence ATGAGCGAACCACGGAACACGGACCGGAAGCGCACCGGACACGGCGGGACCGGCCCCGGGCCGATCACCCCGGACGGCTGCGCCGTCGACCTCTACCGGCGCCTTGCCGTCGGCACCGAACCCGAGGTGATCGGGGCCGCGCTGCCGCCCGGCGCCACCCTCCTCGAGTTGGGCAGCGGCGCGGGCCGGGTGACCGTCCCGCTCGCCGAGCGCGGCTTCACCGTGACCGCCGTGGACGAGTCGGCCGAGATGCTCGCCGTCGTCGGCGAGCGCGCCCCAAACGTCGAGACCGTCCTCAGCCCCATCGAGGAGCTGCGGCTGCCGAGGCGGTTCGACGCCGTCGTGCTCGGCTCGTTCCTCGTCCACACCGCCGACCACCGCACCCGGCAGGGCCTCCTGGAGACCTGCCGGCGGCACGTGAAGGACGACGGGCACGTGCTCGTCCAGCGCGAGGGCCCCGGCTACCACGACGACGTGCCGCGCGAGCGGCACGACCCCGCCGGCTACACCGTGCGGATCGCGGCCACCGACCCCGTCGGCGACGGCGTCGACCGGGTGCTGTGCGAATACGTCTTCCCGGACGCGCGCTGGACCCAGACCTTCCTGTCCCGCCGGCTCAGCCCCGAGGCCTTCGAGGGACACCTCGCGGAGGCCGGACTCGCCGTCGAGCGCTACCTCACCGACGACGGCACCTGGGTGCTCGCCCGGCCCGTCCCGGGCGTCAGTGGATGA
- a CDS encoding DUF6343 family protein codes for MRTGSEPATARSALRLRFWLSLWGVLWAGFGTTVFSLVERPGWAAACGVLFVVAAVDLVIVAHHIRQGPHWQPGRDIPPYEPDHGGRRRGR; via the coding sequence ATGCGTACGGGGAGTGAACCGGCGACCGCGCGCAGTGCGCTGCGGCTGCGGTTCTGGCTGAGCCTGTGGGGTGTCCTGTGGGCCGGCTTCGGTACGACGGTGTTCTCGCTGGTCGAACGGCCCGGCTGGGCGGCGGCATGCGGGGTGCTGTTCGTGGTGGCGGCCGTCGATCTGGTCATCGTCGCCCACCACATCCGGCAGGGCCCGCACTGGCAGCCGGGGCGTGACATCCCGCCGTACGAGCCCGATCACGGCGGCCGCCGCCGCGGCCGCTGA
- a CDS encoding tetratricopeptide repeat protein, producing MAESTPETHVIDYRAAEQLLAARDPRGAVKLLDSVIAAHPENTAARLLRARAFFAAAQLRSAELEFGLVLEREPDNAFAHFALARTFERSGRSAQALRHFRLAAALDPKPEYLEAARFGPAEA from the coding sequence GTGGCCGAGAGCACCCCGGAGACCCACGTCATCGACTACCGGGCCGCCGAGCAGCTGCTCGCCGCCCGGGACCCGAGAGGCGCGGTCAAACTCCTCGACTCGGTGATCGCCGCCCACCCCGAGAACACCGCGGCCCGCCTGCTGCGCGCCCGCGCCTTCTTCGCCGCCGCCCAACTCCGCTCGGCCGAGCTCGAGTTCGGACTGGTCCTGGAGCGGGAACCGGACAACGCGTTCGCCCACTTCGCCCTCGCCCGCACCTTCGAGCGCTCCGGCCGCTCCGCCCAGGCCCTGCGCCACTTCCGGCTCGCCGCCGCGCTCGACCCCAAGCCGGAGTACCTGGAGGCGGCCCGGTTCGGCCCCGCCGAAGCCTGA
- the coaE gene encoding dephospho-CoA kinase — translation MLKVGLTGGIGAGKSEVSRLLVSYGAVLIDADRIAREVVEPGTPGLAAVVAEFGEGVLTPEGTLDRPGLGAIVFNDPERLAALNAIVHPLVGARSAELEGRAGPDDVVIHDVPLLTENGLAPLYDLVVVVDAAPETQLDRLVRLRGMTEDEARARMAAQATRAQRRAVADLLIDNDGPLEALEPQVRKVWEELRQRAADTR, via the coding sequence ATGCTGAAGGTGGGCCTGACCGGCGGTATCGGCGCCGGCAAGAGCGAAGTGTCCCGGCTGCTCGTCTCGTACGGCGCCGTCCTGATCGACGCCGACCGGATCGCGCGCGAGGTCGTCGAGCCCGGCACCCCCGGGCTCGCCGCCGTCGTCGCCGAGTTCGGCGAGGGCGTCCTCACCCCCGAGGGCACCCTCGACCGGCCCGGCCTCGGCGCCATCGTGTTCAACGACCCCGAGCGGCTCGCCGCCCTCAACGCGATCGTGCACCCGCTCGTCGGCGCCCGCTCCGCCGAACTGGAGGGGCGGGCCGGCCCCGACGACGTCGTGATCCACGACGTGCCGCTGCTCACCGAGAACGGCCTCGCCCCGCTCTACGACCTCGTCGTGGTCGTGGACGCCGCCCCCGAGACCCAGCTCGACCGCCTGGTCCGGCTGCGCGGCATGACCGAGGACGAGGCCCGCGCCCGCATGGCCGCCCAGGCCACCCGCGCCCAGCGCCGGGCCGTCGCCGACCTGCTCATCGACAACGACGGCCCCCTGGAGGCGCTGGAACCTCAGGTGCGCAAGGTCTGGGAGGAGCTCCGGCAGCGCGCCGCGGACACCCGCTGA
- a CDS encoding PAC2 family protein, with translation MLDPQDLYEWDQKGLAVVDLALAQESAGLVMLYHFDGYIDAGETGEQIVTRLLDTLPHQPVARFDHDRLVDYRARRPLLTFRRDRWTSYETPAIEVHLVQDATGAPFLLLSGPEPDVEWERFAAAVGQVVERLGVRLAVNFHGIPMGVPHTRPVGLTPHGNRVDLMPGHRSPFDEAQVPGSAESLIEFRLGEAGFDTLGVAAHVPHYVARSPYPDAALTALEAVTAATGLVLPGVAHALRTEARRTQTEIDRQIGDGDEELVALVQGLEHQYDAVVGAETRGSLVAEPVDLPSADELGREFERFLAEREGDA, from the coding sequence GTGCTTGATCCCCAGGATTTGTACGAATGGGACCAGAAGGGCCTGGCCGTCGTCGACCTGGCCCTGGCCCAGGAGTCGGCCGGACTGGTCATGCTCTACCACTTCGACGGCTACATCGACGCCGGCGAGACCGGCGAGCAGATCGTCACGCGCCTGCTCGACACGCTGCCCCACCAGCCCGTGGCCCGCTTCGACCACGACCGTCTGGTGGACTACCGCGCCCGCCGCCCGCTGCTGACCTTCCGCCGTGACCGCTGGACCTCCTACGAGACCCCGGCGATCGAGGTGCACCTCGTCCAGGACGCCACCGGCGCGCCCTTCCTGCTGCTCTCCGGCCCCGAGCCGGACGTCGAGTGGGAGCGCTTCGCCGCCGCCGTGGGCCAGGTCGTCGAGCGCCTCGGCGTGCGCCTCGCCGTGAACTTCCACGGCATCCCCATGGGCGTCCCGCACACCCGCCCGGTCGGCCTCACCCCGCACGGCAACCGCGTCGACCTCATGCCCGGCCACCGCAGCCCCTTCGACGAGGCCCAGGTGCCCGGCAGCGCCGAGTCCCTCATCGAGTTCCGCCTCGGCGAGGCCGGCTTCGACACCCTCGGCGTCGCCGCCCACGTCCCGCACTACGTGGCCCGCTCCCCGTATCCGGACGCCGCCCTCACCGCCCTGGAGGCGGTCACCGCCGCCACCGGCCTGGTCCTGCCCGGCGTCGCGCACGCCCTGCGCACCGAGGCCCGCCGCACCCAGACCGAGATCGACCGCCAGATCGGCGACGGCGACGAGGAGCTGGTCGCCCTGGTCCAGGGCCTGGAGCACCAGTACGACGCGGTGGTCGGCGCCGAGACCCGCGGCAGCCTGGTCGCCGAGCCCGTCGACCTGCCCTCCGCCGACGAGCTGGGCCGCGAGTTCGAGCGCTTCCTCGCCGAACGGGAGGGCGACGCATAG